A portion of the Tiliqua scincoides isolate rTilSci1 chromosome 3, rTilSci1.hap2, whole genome shotgun sequence genome contains these proteins:
- the MTIF3 gene encoding translation initiation factor IF-3, mitochondrial has translation MAALCLKKLLDQTVRNEASITRYFASFMVQPVKWTIASPSWVDHAKKGLISAPGQAFCTYEDEKDKPKGKKLNPNARKTIGSVGRRIPHRIIQLIDEHGENQGAMHRADVIRILDERELKLVLLTETADPPVYRLMSGQQIHEERLKLREKQKASSKTGPVQQKELTFSTAIGEHDLDTKTKQIEQWIDKKHHVRITLQQKNIAEGPEKMLRFFDQILEKMPEKATYLSQPRIVKEGRSTCVLRHMSDREIQQHKKMEKDKVQKDGGKETTDSNILKQ, from the exons ATGGCTGCCTTGTGCCTAAAGAAACTACTAGATCAGACTGTAAGGAATGAAGCAAGCATCACTAGGTACTTTGCCAGTTTCATGGTGCAACCAGTGAAATGGACAATAGCCTCTCCTTCCTGGGTAGATCATGCAAAAAAGGGACTTATTTCTGCCCCTGGACAAGCATTTTGTACATATGAAGATGAGAAGGATAAACCAAAAGGAAAGAAACTAAATCCCAATGCCAGAAAAACTATAGGAAGTGTTGGGAGGAGGATCCCACATCGGATTATTCAACTGATTGATGAGCATGGCGAGAACCAAGGAGCAATGCACAGGGCGGATGTAATTCGAATCTTGGATGAAAGGGAGCTGAAGCTCGTTCTGCTAACGGAGACGGCAGACCCTCCAGTGTACAGACTGATGAGCGGGCAGCAGATTCATGAAGAGCGCCTCAAACTTAGAGAGAAGCAGAAAGCTAGCTCCAAAACCG GGCCTGTACAGCAGAAGGAGTTAACTTTTTCCACAGCTATTGGAGAGCACGATTTAGATACAAAGACTaaacaaattgagcaatggattGACAAGAAGCATCATGTCCGGATTACTCTGCAGCAAAAGAACATTGCTGAGGGGCCTGAGAAAATG ctaAGATTTTTTGATCAGATCTTGGAGAAGATGCCTGAAAAAgctacttacctctcccagccccGCATTGTTAAAGAAGGAAGGAGTACATGTGTGTTAAGACACATGTCGGACAGAGAAATCCAGCAGCACAAGAAGATGGAGAAAGACAAAGTTCAGAAGGATGGTGGAAAGGAAACTACTGACTCGAATATTCTCAAGCAGtga